A window of the Helianthus annuus cultivar XRQ/B chromosome 4, HanXRQr2.0-SUNRISE, whole genome shotgun sequence genome harbors these coding sequences:
- the LOC110937737 gene encoding uncharacterized protein LOC110937737 — MLVTYFHLFGFQQVLGLETEIRMLKSLDLKSLGLSNRRTRTTSINMESLCSHSVFTCVIESKCKEGQGLNCSEYLQADLLDILKRERHSGLVKYTYLCQKSGFFAFDHEDSSVLDVQQAPISCFNGFLLMFSELSNAMKMGTLSKSESG; from the exons ATGTTGGTTACTTATTTTCATCTTTTTGGATTTCAACAA GTTCtaggtcttgaaactgaaatcAGAATGTTGAAATCGCTAGATCTTAAGTCACTG GGGTTATCAAATAGGAGGACTAGAACTACAAGTATAAACATGGAGAGCTTGTGCTCACATAGTGTTTTCACTTGTGTTATTGAATCAAAATGCAAGGAAGGTCAAGGATTGAATTGTTCTGAATATCTTCAGGCTGACTTGTTAGACAT ATTGAAACGAGAACGGCACAGCGGGCTGGTGAAATACACTTATTTGTGTCAAAAATCGGGTTTTTTTGCATTCGATCATGAAGACTCTTCGGTTCTTGATGTCCAACAAGCACCTATTAGCTGTTTTAATGGCTTTTTACTCATGTTTTCTGAGCTCAG CAACGCAATGAAAATGGGCACCCTTTCCAAATCAG AAAGTGGTTAG
- the LOC110937736 gene encoding probable protein S-acyltransferase 14, with the protein MYRSGVVMAWNVFKFCTALRGLGSIMILLVLGVVGVTYYAVVLCNYGPALTAGGFDSLVAVLILIVFHALLAMLLWSYFSVVFTDPGGVPPNYRPLIDQERGEMDPLEASESVPLATPDSTHTRIRYCRKCNQLKPPRCHHCSVCGRCVLKMDHHCVWVVNCVGALNYKYFLLFLFYTFLETTVVTAALLPRFIVFFSDEEIPGSPSTLATTFFAFVLNLAFALSVFGFLIMHISLVAANTTTIEAYEKKTTARWRYDLGRKRNFEQVFGTVKSYWFIPAYSDEDLRRMPALQGLEYPTKPDFDTQEF; encoded by the exons ATGTATAGATCTGGAGTTGTGATGGCATGGAACGTGTTCAAATTCTGTACGGCCCTTCGAGGTTTAGGGTCGATCATGATCTTGTTGGTTCTTGGTGTTGTTGGTGTCACCTATTACGCCGTCGTTTTGTGTAATTACGGCCCTGCTTTGACCGCCGGTGGCTTTGACTCACTCGTTGCAGTTCTAATTTTAATCGTATTTCATGCTCTG CTGGCGATGCTACTATGGAGTTATTTTTCTGTTGTCTTCACCGACCCAGGTGGCGTGCCACCTAATTATCGGCCACTCATAGATCAAGAAAGAGGAGAAATGGATCCATTGGAAGCGTCTGAGTCTGTCCCGTTGGCTACACCCGATTCAACTCATACAAGAATCCGTTATTGTCGCAAGTGTAACCAGTTAAAACCGCCCCGGTGCCACCATTGTTCCGTTT GTGGAAGGTGTGTGCTGAAAATGGATCATCATTGTGTGTGGGTTGTTAATTGTGTCGGGGCACTAAACTACAAGTATTTTCTTCTCTTCTTG TTCTACACGTTTCTCGAGACAACAGTTGTAACCGCAGCATTGTTACCACGTTTCATAGTATTCTTTAGTGACGAAGAGATTCCCGGGTCACCTAGCACTCTAGCAACAACCTTTTTCGCTTTTG TCTTGAATTTGGCTTTTGCTTTAAGTGTTTTCGGGTTTCTAATTATGCACATATCGTTGGTAGCTGCGAATACCACAACAATAGAG GCATACGAGAAGAAGACTACTGCAAGATGGCGTTACGATCTTGGTCGCAAGCGGAACTTTGAACAG GTGTTTGGGACGGTAAAAAGCTATTGGTTTATTCCAGCTTATAGTGATGAAGATTTGCGAAGAATGCCCGCCCTTCAAGGCCTGGAGTATCCAACAAAACCGGATTTCGACACCCAAGAATTCTAA